A region from the Camelus ferus isolate YT-003-E chromosome 1, BCGSAC_Cfer_1.0, whole genome shotgun sequence genome encodes:
- the DTX3L gene encoding E3 ubiquitin-protein ligase DTX3L codes for MASILCPPSPLFVRVSQPGIRLQRKLEKYFQSRESGGGECTVRALDPSDQGTYRVDFQQRAGKEGVLKKGKHQIVVDDKTVTIFLEPNENAVEKNTRARMSSLTQSQKGARSGEKHPNEKHIPNAVDSCVRKIFLTVTAELNCHLLSKEQREQITILCPSVKCVEGRDGTEKVCGDFRDIERIHGFLSEQLLEREQKCDSSLLTTEREPLHQQDAHSYVSPSEPKARSEEKSNHFEVPLAFFEYFTYTYPDKIGSIEKRFGTKIKARESSSNMVYLDFISGNLEAARDSFASEFQNVGTLGQKCIAFADSKQANQIKQELSQQFTKLLIKEKGRELTLLGTTDDISAAEHLLASKTSESLIKAPVKILTDKHMMNGIEVDTAHYKLLEVELFQEISKIEKKYNTRKQVWGLGQKTCILFKPKIKELDLSVHAYSSFIDAYQHVSCQIMREVLSLKALGKEKKHLYGTKFADDFRKRHPDIHLVLNQESMTLIGLPDNLAKAKQYVLNRAGISPLAGEKWNDDHDAPTDSSDSKTASTIFQHSASSGVSGVDKEKDICIICMDTINNKRVLSKCKHEFCSLCIERAFSYKPVCPVCQTSYGIQKGNQPDGNMSFSYLKDSLPGYESCGSIKIIYTIKGGIQTKEHPNPGKRFYGIQRSAYLPDNQEGREVLRLLRRAFDQKLIFTVGVSRASGFSDVVTWNDIHHKTSCSGGPQCYGYPDPDYLKRVKQELKDKGIE; via the exons ATGGCTTCGATCCTCTGCCCGCCGTCCCCGCTGTTCGTGCGGGTGTCCCAGCCCGGAATCCGTCTTCAAAGGAAGCTGGAAAAGTACTTTCAGAGCCGGGAGTCGGGAGGCGGAGAGTGCACCGTCCGTGCCCTGGATCCCAGCGACCAGGGCACCTATCGGGTGGATTTCCAGCAAAGGGCGG GTAAGGAGGGAGTgttgaaaaaaggaaagcacCAAATTGTGGTTGACGACAAAACTGTGACTATTTTCCTGGAACCCAATGAAAATGCAGTAGAGAAGAATACAAGGGCCAGAATGTCTTCTCTGACACAGTCACAAAAAGGGGCGAGGTCTGGTGAGAAGCATCCAAATGAAAAGCACATCCCTAATGCTGTGGATTCCTGTGTCAGAAAG atctTTCTTACTGTCACAGCTGAGCTAAACTGTCACCTGCTCTCcaaagagcagagggagcagatCACCATTCTCTGCCCCAGTGTCAAATGTGTGGAGGGCCGTGATGGAACAGAGAAGGTGTGTGGTGACTTCAGAGATATTGAAAGAATACATGGCTTCTTGAGTGAGCAACTGTTGGAAAGGGAACAGAAATGTGATTCTTCCCTTTTGACAACAGAGAGGGAGCCACTCCATCAGCAGGATGCACACAGCTATGTTTCTCCCTCTGAGCCAAAAGCCAGGTCAGAGGAAAAAAGCAACCATTTCGAAGTTCCCTTGGCTTTCTTTGAATACTTCACATACACCTACCCTGATAAAATAGGCTCAATAGAGAAAAGATTTGGTACAAAAATAAAAGCTCGAGAGAGTTCTTCAAATATGGTCTATTTAGACTTCATCTCAGGTAACCTCGAAGCAGCTCGCGACTCTTTTGCCAGTGAATTTCAGAACGTAGGGACTCTGGGGCAGAAATGTATTGCTTTTGCAGACAGTAAGCAGGCAAATCAAATCAAACAAGAATTAAGCCAGCAGTTTACGAAGCTCCTCATAAAGGAGAAAGGGCGAGAATTAACCCTTCTTGGGACCACAGATGACATTTCAGCTGCTGAACATCTTCTTGCTTCAAAAACCTCTGAAAGTCTTATCAAGGCACCCGTGAAAATATTGACTGACAAACACATGATGAATGGAATTGAGGTTGATACCGCTCACTATAAGCTTTTAGAAGTGGAATTATTCCAGGAgatatcaaaaatagaaaaaaaatacaacactCGAAAGCAGGTTTGGGGATTAGGTCAGAAAACCTGCATTCTGTTTAAACCTAAAATCAAGGAGTTAGATCTTTCTGTGCATGCTTATTCAAGTTTCATCGACGCCTACCAACATGTCTCTTGTCAGATTATGAGAGAAGTTCTTTCACTGAAAGCTTTGGGCAAGGAGAAAAAGCACTTGTATGGGACCAAGTTTGCTGATGACTTTAGAAAAAGACATCCAGATATACACCTTGTGCTAAATCAAGAGTCAATGACTTTGATTGGGCTGCCAGATAACCTTGCAAAGGCAAAACAGTATGTCTTAAACAGAGCGGGAATCTCTCCGTTAGCTGGAGAAAAATGGAATGATGACCATGATGCACCCACTGATAGCAGTGATTCAAAAACAGCTTCAACAATATTCCAGCACTCTGCCAGTTCTGGGGTGTCAGGAGTGGACAAAGAAAAGGACATATGTATCATCTGTATGGACACCATTAATAACAAACGCGTGCTCTCCAAGTGCAAGCATGAATTCTGCAGCCTCTGTATTGAGAGAGCCTTTTCATATAAGCCAGTCTGTCCTGTGTGCCAGACTTCCTACGGCATCCAGAAAGGAAATCAGCCAGATGGAAATATGAGTTTCAGTTACTTAAAGGACTCACTTCCAGGTTATGAATCCTGTGGCTCCATTAAGATTATTTATACTATTAAAGGAGGCATACAAACA AAAGAGCACCCAAACCCAGGAAAGAGATTTTATGGAATACAGCGAAGTGCATACTTGCCTGATaaccaggaaggaagggaggttcTGCGCCTCCTTCGTAGGGCCTTTGACCAAAAACTGATTTTCACAGTGGGAGTGTCTCGAGCATCAGGATTCTCAGATGTTGTTACATGGAATGATATCCACCACAAGACATCCTGCAGTGGGGGACCACAATG TTATGGCTACCCTGATCCTGACTATCTGAAACGTGTCAAACAGGAGCTGAAAGACAAAGGAATTGAGTAA